A portion of the Echeneis naucrates chromosome 5, fEcheNa1.1, whole genome shotgun sequence genome contains these proteins:
- the LOC115043154 gene encoding myosin heavy chain, fast skeletal muscle-like, with the protein MSGDAEMECFGPAAVYLRKPERERIEAQNTPFDAKTAYFVAEPTEMYLKGKLTKKEGGKATVETLCGKTITVKDDQVFPMNPPKFDKIEDMAMMTHLSEPAVLYNLKERYAAWMIYTYSGLFCVTVNPYKWLPVYDAVVVAGYRGKKRVEAPPHIFSISDNAYQFMLQDRENQSILITGESGAGKTVNTKRVIQYFATIAVASGKKVEPAAGKMQGSLEDQIIAANPLLEAYGNAKTVRNDNSSRFGKFIRIHFGTTGKLASADIETYLLEKSRVTFQLSAERSYHIFYQLMTGHKPELIEALLITTNPYDYHMVSQGEISVKSIDDVEEFIATDTAIDILGFTLEEKASMYKLTGAVMHHGNMKFKQKQREEQAEPDGTEVADKIAYLMGLNSADLLKALCYPRVKVGNEYVTKGQTVPQVNNSVMALCKSVYEKMFLWMVVRINEMLDTKQPRSFFIGVLDIAGFEIFDFNSLEQLCINFTNEKLQQFFNHHMFVLEQEEYKKEGIEWEFIDFGMDLAACIELIEKPMGIFSILEEECMFPKATDMTFKNKLYDQHLGKSKSFEKPKPAKGKAEAHFSLVHYAGTVDYNICGWLDKNKDPLNDSVVQLYQKSSVKLLSFLYATHAAADAEGGGKKGGKKKGGSFQTVSALFRENLGKLMTNLRSTHPHFVRCLIPNESKTPGLMENHLVIHQLRCNGVLEGIRICRKGFPSRILYGDFKQRYKVLNASVIPEGQFIDNKKASEKLLGSIDVDHTQYKFGHTKVFFKAGLLGTLEEMRDEKLAELVTMTQALCRGYLMRREFVKMMERREAIFSIQYNIRSFMNVKTWPWMKLYFKIKPLLKSAETEKEMAQMKEDFEKTKEDLSKALAKKKELEEKMVSLLQEKNDLLLQVQSEGENLADAEERCEGLIKAKIQLEAKLKETTERLEDEEEINAELTAKKRKLEDECSELKKDIDDLELTLAKVEKEKHATENKVKNLTEEMASQDEAIAKLTKEKKALQEAHQQVLDDLQAEEDKVNTLTKAKTKLEQQVDDLEGSLEQEKKLRMDLERAKRKLEGDLKLAQESIMDLENDKQQSEEKIKKKDFEISQLLGRIEDEQSLGIQLQKKIKELQARIEELEEEIEAERAARAKVEKQRSDLSRELEEISERLEEAGGATAAQIEMNKKREAEFQKLRRDLEESTLQHEATAAALRKKQADSVAELGEQIDNLQRVKQKLEKEKSEFKMEIDDLSSNMESLAKSKGNLEKLCRTLEDQLSELKTKNDENVRQLNDFSAHKARLQTENGEIVRQLEEKEALVSQLTRGKQAFTQQIDELKRHIEEEVKAKNALAHAVQSARHDCDLLREQYEEEQEAKAELQRALSKANSEVAQWRTKYETDAIQRTEELEEAKKKLAQRLQDAEESIEAVNAKCASLEKTKQRLQGEVEDLMIDVERANALAANLDKKQRNFDKVLAEWKQKYEESQAELEGAQKEARSMSTELFKMKNSYEEALDHLETLKRENKNLQQEISDLSEQLGETGKTIHELEKGKKTVESEKSEIQTALEEAEATLEHEESKILRVQLELTQVKGEIDRKLAEKDEEMEQIKRNSQRVIESMQSTLDAEVRSRNDALRIKKKMEGDLNEMEIQLSHANRQAAEAQKQLRNVQGQLKDAQLHLDEAIRSQEDMKEQVAMVERRNNLMIAEIEELRAALEQTERGRKVAEQELVDASERVALLHSQNTSLINTKKKLEADLVQIQGEVEDSVQEARNAEEKAKKAITDAAMMAEELKKEQDTSAHLERMKKNLEVTVKDLQHRLDEAENLAMKGGKKQLQKLESRVRELEAEVEAEQRRGAEAVKGVRKYERRVKELTYQTEEDKKNVSRLQDLVDKLQLKVKAYKRQAEEAEEQANTHLSRYRKVQHEMEEAQERADIAESQVNKLRAKSREIGKSKEAEE; encoded by the exons ATGAGTGGAGACGCGGAAATGGAGTGTTTTGGCCCGGCGGCCGTTTACCTCCggaagccagagagagagagaatagaagCTCAAAACACTCCCTTTGATGCTAAAACTGCTTACTTCGTGGCTGAGCCCACTGAGATGTACCTCAAGGGGAAACTTACCAAGAAAGAGGGGGGCAAAGCCACCGTAGAGACCCTCTGTGGAAAG ACTATAACTGTAAAAGATGATCAAGTCTTCCCCATGAACCCTCCAAAGTTCGATAAGATTGAGGACATGGCCATGATGACCCACCTCAGTGAGCCTGCTGTGCTGTATAACCTCAAAGAGCGCTATGCAGCATGGATGATCTAC ACATACTCAGGACTCTTCTGTGTCACCGTGAACCCCTACAAGTGGCTCCCAGTGTATGATGCAGTGGTTGTGGCAGGAtacagaggaaagaagagggTTGAGGCTCCACCCcacattttctccatctctgataATGCCTATCAGTTCATGCTCCAAG ACCGTGAGAATCAGTCAATCCTGATTAC CGGAGAATCCGGTGCAGGAAAGACTGTCAACACCAAACGTGTCATCCAGTACTTTGCGACAATCGCAGTGGCTTCTGGGAAAAAAGTAGAGCCAGCTGCTGGAAAAATGCAG GGGTCACTGGAGGATCAAATCATTGCAGCTAACCCCCTGCTGGAGGCTTATGGAAATGCCAAGACTGTGAGGAACGACAACTCATCTCGCTTT GGTAAATTTATCAGAATCCATTTCGGAACGACTGGAAAGCTGGCATCCGCAGATATTGAAACAT ATCTGCTGGAGAAGTCTCGAGTGACGTTCCAGCTGTCTGCTGAGAGGAGCTACCACATCTTCTACCAGCTCATGACGGGCCACAAACCTGAGCTCATAG AGGCTCTGCTGATCACCACAAATCCATATGACTATCACATGGTCAGTCAGGGTGAAATCTCAGTCAAGAGTATCGATGATGTTGAAGAATTCATCGCAACTGAT ACTGCTATTGACATCCTGGGTTTCACTTTAGAAGAGAAGGCCAGCATGTACAAGTTGACCGGAGCTGTGATGCATCATGGAAACATGAAGTTCAAGCAGAAGCAGCGTGAAGAGCAGGCTGAACCTGACGGCACTGAGG TGGCAGATAAAATTGCCTACCTCATGGGCCTGAACTCTGCTGATTTGCTCAAAGCACTCTGCTACCCCAGAGTGAAGGTTGGGAATGAGTATGTGACCAAAGGTCAAACCGTCCCTCAG GTCAACAATTCCGTGATGGCTCTCTGCAAGTCTGTCTACGAGAAAATGTTCTTGTGGATGGTGGTCAGAATCAATGAGATGCTGGATACCAAGCAGCCCAGGAGCTTTTTCATTGGTGTCCTGGATATTGCTGGGTTCGAAATCTTTGAT TTCAACAGCTTGGAGCAGCTGTGCATCAACTTCACCAATGAAAAACTGCAACAGTTTTTCAACCACCACATGTTTGTCCTGGAGCAAGAAGAGTACAAGAAAGAGGGAATTGAATGGGAGTTCATTGACTTTGGCATGGATTTGGCTGCCTGCATTGAGCTTATCGAGAAG CCAATGGGCATCTTCTCCATTCTTGAAGAGGAGTGCATGTTCCCCAAGGCCACAGACATGACCTTCAAGAACAAACTGTACGACCAGCATCTTGGCAAAAGCAAGTCCTTTGAAAAGCCAAAACCTGCCAAAGGCAAAGCTGAGGCTCATTTCTCTCTGGTGCACTATGCTGGCACTGTTGATTACAACATCTGTGGCTGGCTGGACAAGAACAAGGATCCACTGAATGACTCAGTGGTTCAGCTCTACCAGAAGTCTTCAGTCAAACTGCTGTCCTTCCTGTATGCAACGCATGCCGCAGCAGATG CTGAGGGAGGTGGCAAGAAAGGTGGCAAAAAGAAGGGTGGCTCCTTCCAGACTGTGTCAGCTTTGTTCAGG GAGAATTTGGGCAAGCTGATGACCAACTTGAGGAGCACCCATCCTCATTTTGTACGTTGTCTGATTCCCAACGAATCCAAGACTCCAG GTCTGATGGAGAACCACCTGGTCATCCACCAGCTGAGGTGTAACGGTGTGCTGGAAGGGATCAGGATCTGCAGGAAAGGGTTTCCCAGCAGAATCCTCTACGGTGACTTCAAGCAGag ATATAAGGTCCTGAATGCCAGCGTCATCCCTGAGGGTCAGTTCATCGATAATAAGAAGGCCTCAGAGAAACTGCTGGGATCCATTGATGTGGATCACACCCAGTACAAGTTTGGCCACACCAAG GTATTCTTCAAAGCTGGTCTGCTGGGAACTCTGGAGGAGATGAGAGACGAGAAACTGGCTGAGCTGGTCACAATGACTCAGGCTCTCTGCAGAGGTTACCTGATGAGACGAGAGTTTGTCAAGATGATGGAAAGGAG AGAGGCCATTTTCTCCATCCAATACAACATCCGCTCATTCATGAATGTCAAAACATGGCCATGGATGAAGTTGTACTTCAAGATCAAGCCTCTGCTGAAGAGTGCAGAGACTGAGAAAGAGATGGCTCAGATGAAGGAGGACTTTGAAAAGACCAAAGAAGATCTCTCAAAAGCTTTGGCCAAGAAGAAAGaactggaggagaagatggtTTCTCTCCTGCAGGAGAAGAATGATCTGTTGTTGCAAGTGCAGTCT GAAGGTGAAAACCTCGCTGATGCTGAGGAAAGGTGTGAGGGGCTCATTAAAGCCAAAATCCAGCTTGAGGCCAAACTTAAAGAGACAACTGAGAggctggaggatgaagaggaaatcaATGCTGAGTTGACTgcaaagaagaggaagctggaagATGAGTGCTCAGAGTTGAAGAAAGACATCGATGACTTGGAGCTCACACTGGCTAAGGTGGAAAAGGAGAAACATGCTACTGAGAACAAG GTGAAGAACCTTACAGAGGAAATGGCTTCTCAAGATGAGGCCATTGCCAAGTTGACCAAAGAGAAGAAAGCCCTCCAAGAAGCCCATCAGCAGGTCCTGGATGATCTGCaggcagaggaagacaaagtcaaCACTCTGACAAAGGCCAAGACCAAGCTAGAGCAGCAAGTGGATGAT CTTGAAGGTTCTCTGGAGCAAGAAAAGAAGCTTCGCATGGATCTCGAGCGAGCGAAAAGGAAGCTTGAAGGAGATCTTAAACTGGCCCAGGAATCCATCATGGATCTGGAGAACGACAAGCAGCAGTctgaggagaaaataaagaa AAAGGACTTTGAGATCAGCCAACTCTTGGGTAGGATCGAGGATGAGCAGTCTCTCGGAATCCAGTtacagaaaaagataaaagaacTTCAG GCTCGCattgaggagctggaggaggagattgAGGCTGAGAGGGCTGCTCGGGCCAAGGTGGAGAAGCAGAGGTCTGATCTCTCCAGGGAACTTGAGGAGATCAGTGAGAGGCttgaagaagctggaggagcaACTGCAGCTCAGATCGAGATGAACAAGAAGCGTGAGGCTGAGTTTCAGAAGCTGCGTCGTGACCTCGAAGAGTCCACCTTGCAGCATGAagccacagctgcagctctccGCAAGAAGCAGGCTGACAGTGTGGCAGAGCTGGGAGAACAGATTGACAACCTCCAGAGAGTCAAACAgaagctggagaaagagaaaagtgaatTCAAGATGGAGATCGATGACCTCAGCAGTAACATGGAGTCTCTCGCCAAATCAAAG ggaAACCTTGAAAAGTTGTGCAGGACCTTAGAAGATCAACTGAGTGAGCTTAAAACTAAGAATGATGAAAATGTCCGTCAGCTCAATGACTTCAGTGCACACAAGGCAAGACTCCAAACTGAAAATG GGGAAATTGTGCGTCAGCTGGAAGAAAAGGAAGCTCTTGTTTCTCAACTGACTAGAGGGAAGCAGGCTTTCACTCAGCAGATTGATGAGCTGAAGAGACACATAGAGGAGGAAGTTAAG GCCAAGAATGCCCTGGCTCATGCTGTCCAGTCAGCCCGTCATGACTGCGACCTGCTCAGGGAGCAgtatgaggaggagcaggaggccaaagctgagctgcagcgtGCATTGTCCAAGGCCAACAGCGAGGTGGCTCAGTGGAGAACCAAATATGAGACTGATGCCATTCAGCGCactgaggagctggaggaggctaA GAAAAAGCTCGCTCAGCGTCTTCAGGATGCTGAAGAATCCATCGAAGCTGTGAATGCAAAATGTGCCTCactggaaaagacaaaacagagactGCAGGGTGAAGTGGAGGACCTGATGATCGACGTGGAGAGAGCTAATGCCCTGGCAGCTAACCTTGACAAGAAACAGAGGAACTTCGACAAG GTTCTTGCAGAGTGGAAGCAGAAGTATGAGGAGAgccaggcagagctggagggagCTCAGAAAGAGGCTCGGTCAATGAGCACTGAgctgttcaaaatgaaaaactcttATGAAGAAGCTCTGGACCACCTGGAGACCTTGAAGAGGGAGAACAAGAACCTGCAAC AGGAAATTTCCGACCTGAGTGAACAACTTGGCGAGACCGGGAAGACGATTCATGAGCttgaaaagggaaagaaaactgTGGAAAGTGAGAAATCTGAGATCCAGACTGCTCTGGAAGAGGCAGAG GCTACTCTGGAGCACGAGGAATCCAAGATTCTGCGTGTCCAGCTTGAGCTCACCCAAGTGAAGGGTGAAATTGACAGAAAACTTGCAGAGAAGGATGAGGAGATGGAGCAGATAAAGAGGAACAGCCAGAGAGTGATTGAGTCCATGCAGAGCACTCTGGATGCCGAGGTCAGGAGCAGGAATGATGCCCTGAGAatcaagaagaagatggagggagaccTGAATGAGATGGAGATTCAGCTGAGCCACGCCAACCGCCAGGCGGCTGAAGCCCAGAAACAGCTGAGAAACGTCCAAGGACAACTGAAG GACGCACAACTGCACCTTGATGAAGCCATTAGAAGTCAGGAAGACATGAAGGAGCAGGTTGCCATGGTGGAGCGCAGGAACAACCTGATGATAGCTGAGATTGAGGAGCTGAGAGCTGCActggagcagacagagagaggccgCAAAGTGGCTGAACAGGAGCTGGTTGATGCCAGCGAGCGTGTGGCACTGCTGCACTCTCAG AACACGAGCCTCATCAACAccaagaagaagctggaggccGATCTTGTCCAGATCCAAGGCGAAGTAGAAGATTCTGTCCAGGAAGCAAGAAATGCTGAAGAAAAGGCCAAGAAGGCCATCACTGAT GCTGCCATGATGgctgaagagttgaagaaagaGCAGGACACCAGCGCTCAtttggagaggatgaagaagaaccTGGAGGTGACAGTGAAGGACCTGCAGCACCGTCTGGATGAGGCTGAGAATCTGGCCATGAAGGGCGGCAAGAAGCAGCTCCAGAAACTGGAGTCCAGG GTACGTGAGCTTGAGGCTGAAGTTGAAGCTGAGCAGAGGCGAGGAGCTGAGGCTGTGAAAGGTGTAAGAAAATATGAGAGAAGAGTGAAGGAGCTCACGTATCAG ACCGAGGAGGACAAGAAGAATGTCAGCAGACTTCAGGATCTGGTGGACAAGCTTCAGCTGAAAGTGAAAGCCTACAAGAGACAAGCTGAGGAGGCT GAGGAGCAGGCCAACACTCACCTGTCCAGGTACAGGAAGGTGCAGCATGAGATGGAGGAGGCTCAGGAGAGAGCTGACATCGCTGAGTCTCAGGTCAACAAGCTGAGAGCCAAGAGCCGAGAAATTGGAAAA